One window of the Chelonoidis abingdonii isolate Lonesome George chromosome 3, CheloAbing_2.0, whole genome shotgun sequence genome contains the following:
- the CD93 gene encoding complement component C1q receptor, whose amino-acid sequence MGTALFFLGQVLLWGVPSWASEEAEALCAQTACYTIHWGKHNWADAQEKCKSNGGNLVTMKSQEEALYVQDLLAKLPRREAGPEGQARLWIGLHREKGKCYQQHQLLKGFSWASGGEETDYARWLREPRGTCTGRRCVSLHWNTAAPSSSALGWADGPCSGSAARAQGYLCKFSFQGMCRQLALAGPGKVTYTTPFGLDSASLAAVPFGSQATVSCQGQDPGPFPVCKAQAGGGFEWSSPGPLCASPRHGCAYSNGGCQHQCLELAGGSFRCACRPGYQLGGDLLSCSPVDYCSAQPCQGECMGRPGGFECRCPAGYALAGDGVSCADVDECLREPCQEGCVNTPGGFACTCPPGYEPAGAGGRRCRDVDECAQGAPCAQLCTNTPGSFLCACRPGYQRDRDGASCRDVDECLGEPCQERCVNQPGSYQCLCPPGWALAPNGVSCLSASSPTNASSATPSLRPLGEEEPAAGGGHPPGTNPATKTPAPRSDPTTRAQPGGAEPSTLQPAAISSAAGAADPMMKPDADQATDGPKLLLYYILGSVVVILLLLAFALGLLIYRKRKAKTEKKKARSTTDNYCWVLEQAEKKAVANDYR is encoded by the coding sequence ATGGGAACTGCTCTTTTCTTCCTCGGCCAGGTCTTACTTTGGGGGGTGCCCTCCTGGGCGAGTGAGGAGGCAGAGGCTCTGTGCGCCCAGACTGCCTGCTACACCATCCACTGGGGCAAGCACAACTGGGCGGATGCCCAGGAGAAGTGCAAGAGCAATGGAGGCAACCTGGTGACCATGAAGAGCCAGGAAGAGGCCTTGTATGTCCAGGATCTGCTAGCCAAGCTGCCCAGGAGGGAGGCCGGGCCAGAGGGGCAGGCGAGGCTTTGGATCGGGCTCCATCGGGAGAAGGGCAAGTGTTACCAGCAGCACCAGCTCCTCAAGGGTTTCAGCTGGGCCTCGGGAGGGGAAGAGACCGACTACGCCAGGTGGCTCCGGGAGCCCCGAGGGACTTGCACGGGCCGGCGCTGCGTGAGCCTGCACTGGAACACCGCCGCCCCCAGCTCCTCGGCGCTGGGCTGGGCCGACGGGCCCTGCAGCGGCTCCGCCGCCAGGGCCCAGGGCTACCTCTGCAAGTTCAGCTTCCAGGGCATGTGCCGCCAGCTGGCGCTGGCCGGGCCCGGCAAGGTCACCTACACCACCCCCTTCGGCCTGGACAGCGCCTCCCTGGCGGCCGTGCCCTTCGGCTCCCAGGCCACCGTGTCGTGCCAGGGCCAGGACCCGGGGCCCTTCCCGGTGTGCAAGGCGCAGGCGGGCGGTGGGTTCGAGTGGAGCAGCCCGGGCCCCCTGTGCGCCTCGCCCCGCCACGGCTGCGCCTACAGCAACGGGGGCTGCCAGCACCAGTGCCTGGAGCTGGCGGGCGGCTCGTTCCGCTGCGCCTGCCGGCCGGGCTACCAGCTGGGCGGGGACCTGCTGTCCTGCTCGCCCGTGGACTACTGCAgcgcccagccctgccagggcgAGTGCATGGGCCGGCCGGGGGGCTTCGAGTGCCGCTGCCCCGCGGGCTACGCGCTGGCCGGGGACGGCGTGAGCTGCGCGGACGTGGACGAGTGCCTGAGGGAGCCCTGCCAGGAGGGCTGCGTCAACACCCCGGGGGGCTTCGCCTGCACCTGCCCGCCGGGCTACGAGCCCGCGGGGGCCGGCGGCCGCCGGTGCCGGGACGTGGATGAGTGCGCCCAGGGCGCGCCCTGCGCCCAGCTCTGCACCAACACGCCGGGCTCCTTCCTCTGCGCCTGCCGGCCGGGCTACCAGCGGGACCGCGACGGGGCCTCCTGCCGGGACGTGGACGAGTGCCTGGGGGAGCCCTGCCAGGAGCGCTGCGTCAACCAGCCCGGCAGCTACCAGTGCCTCTGCCCGCCGGGCTGGGCGCTGGCACCCAACGGCGTCTCCTGCCTCTCGGCCTCCAGCCCCACCAACGCCAGCAGCGCGACCCCGTCCCTGCGCCCCCTAGGAGAAGAGGAGCCGGCGGCTGGGGGTGGGCACCCGCCGGGCACCAACCCCGCTACCAAGACCCCAGCCCCGCGCTCTGATCCAACCACCCGAGCCCAGCCAGGCGGAGCAGAGCCGAGCACCCTCCAGCCGGCTGCAatcagcagcgcagcaggggcTGCGGACCCTATGATGAAACCCGACGCTGACCAGGCCACCGATGGCCCCAAACTACTCCTGTACTATATCCTGGGCAGCGTGGTGGTTATCCTGCTACTGTTGGCTTTTGCCCTGGGCTTGCTCATCTACAGGAAGAGGAAAGCCAAGACGGAAAAGAAGAAAGCCAGGAGTACCACAGACAACTACTGCTGGGTGCTTGAGCAGGCAGAGAAAAAAGCAGTAGCCAATGACTACAGGTAA